In a genomic window of Bemisia tabaci chromosome 1, PGI_BMITA_v3:
- the LOC109033309 gene encoding proteasome adapter and scaffold protein ECM29 isoform X2, whose translation MPEFEMDEVEKDLMLLERVFLRVGSADSEEQLANCISKFLAPVLLKLSTSHDTVRNKVVELLTHLNKRLKTYKTMQLPLLELLDTYRNTTSSFVQNFTIIYIKVGFPRMSVEEQLDLLPALFSAVEGKPQNNMESIIMLFLESLVNIKVSVFMKRRNDIFDGKPKLTKVLLDYTLDILLLPIVKYDSIPPGMSEYSHNRVISELSDPSYRTDKTDLEKLKITIIELLSSQIFEYEKLLTHAVIASKDPRTSVCQKGENLLAVLLKSIKKFGQETTLPLYALFTGSDNSVQIEKSKQKNSLSPAVKVKILEILIKIRQGAIIWPACIQIAFLALQLGTTENKDMKLMSLGFQFTHLMISEVRTEELEKVAIVLLNSAFLKILDPKSDYSDTLRQQAYTSAGLLVKKVPFLVRDNIKIVFNFFNALSEVENHDTKVAIKEALISMSSAFRDNKINEAMLDELLTFLATQCDASVLSGFAVIHYLVNVFPTSNASARFILLLIAGKSHPDLSEEAKKHLYGYDHNIESEMKLEDLPSFCNMTETVLRELESRSPIDFNKPGTRLPMPVSNLSLIFSDLSLCLKHSAGIKSISCHMRHPSNETPKVAHYLKHLHTSQPKILSDYVQLLQRALETEVNFAPLFCLVECVGTIPEIIVPQLTIKLDLLETLFGHSREDIRENIALLYGPFTSYSLTDTEFDDRIFKICESSLDPASKALEMQHGTMLAIATAIEWRILKQVGCSQDWVVLKKIILTAFQFLNQSNPILLSAACNTFGQLGRITPLPLLEGKTRLSENPGKLDVFEKLMEFTNNEKLVSKVRLLACKAIGMLCIGDAQSRAHVKLIFDTFLSKAKDHKNIDIHLAVGETLVCCILGSSHKLARNMWVMSESEFSHSSEDFYPILDEILSKLLEKVSYLHPNSRQATCIWLYTITKECARAKPVLERLKEIQSSFVEFLSENNEMVQTLGSKGLALVYDNGDAAVRAELVDLLVRQLSEGKRSVIQVTSDTKLFEDDALGKAPTGANLTTYKDICSFASDMNQPDLIYTFLNMANHNALWNSKKGAAFGFSSIAENAREQLAPHLSKIIPRLYRYQFDPTPRTQASMSAIWQSLVPEPSKTIELYHKEIFVDLIKNLTSNHYRVRQSCCSALTDFLRGPGSSALESCVDSIPELWSSLFRVMDDVHDSTRKSAQKSATIISQICVRRCDSKYGKSGEAMIKALLTPILDKGISNQVSEVRTISLLTVSELVKSSGNFLREHLVTLIPALLEATEDLELAGAYASTRLSSDASSQEKFDDFRASLVKSHYTTQTVSKCVQYLTNDVLKELAPRIIELLRVSVSLSTRIAASHFIVLVVLEATTSHIDLQPYSGKILSALLNGLTDRNSSIRNTYAAAVGHVVRISKDSSVDKLIKKLNTIFVVKEDTKIRSALGSALAIMMKHSPDKLKSQSDALIPLTFYAMQAEDKDLKKVWEDLWHDIAPSSESAILRNIDSVCNFLKTMLDSPSWNEKAQAATGMKVLASKLGEQLSLDHRKRLIEYLLEGLAGRTWTGKENLLAALTALCYSYPKVHPVNDNLPNLIADLVLKECRKENLKYRTKALSAVGVILRSLEVDRFSAVYDIVQEVNAKRGESLVDESDNLKEKTEKQNSLTALKEAAFITLGEAWPKNSATQTIYQEKIITQCVSCLNTSERSVQVAVMSALHRYIDGCAILEDKVEDPSPFKNMLPQILEALSCALAIKKHSKLRIESLTIILLLAKKLKDVARMEELEELKQLFNSHLESLSTDSSPEIKCRVADIKTYFELST comes from the exons TGCTCTTGGAACGTGTTTTTCTGAGAGTAGGATCTGCTGATTCAGAGGAACAGTTAGCAAATTGTATATCTAAATTTTTGGCTCCAGTTCTTCTCAAATTGTCTACCTCGCATGACACTGTGCGAAACAAG GTTGTTGAACTCCTCACTCACTTGAACAAAAGATTGAAAACATACAAAACGATGCAGCTACCATTACTGGAACTATTAGATACCTATCGTAATACTACTTCTTCATTTGTTCag aacTTCACCATTATTTATATCAAAGTAGGGTTCCCACGAATGAGCGTCGAGGAGCAGCTGGACCTACTTCCAGCATTATTCAGTGCTGTAGAAGGAAAGCCGCAGAACAATATGGAAAG CATTATCATGCTTTTCCTTGAGTCTCTTGTCAACATAAAAGTAAGTGTTTTCATGAAAAGGAGGAATGACATTTTCGATGGAAAACCGAAACTAACAAAGGTTCTTTTAGACTACACCCTGGACATCCTCTTACTTCCCATTGTAAAATATGACTCCATACCCCCCGGCATGAGTGAATACTCTCACAATAGAGTCATATCCGAGTTATCAGACCCATCTTACAGAACAGATAAAACTGATTTAGAGAAGCTTAAAATCACAATAATTGAGCTTTTATCAAGTCAGATTTTTGAGTATGAAAAACTTTTAACTCATGCTGTTATTGCTTCTAAAGATCCAAGAACATCCGTTTGTCAAAAAGGCGAAAATCTCCTGGCAGTTTtgttaaaaagtataaaaaaattcggtcaAGAAACTACTCTACCTCTCTATGCTTTGTTCACTGGCTCCGATAATTCTGTTCAGATTGAAAAATCGAAGCAAAAAAATTCTTTGTCTCCCGCTGTAAAAGTGAAAATCCTCGAAATCTTAATTAAAATCCGGCAAGGTGCTATTATTTGGCCTGCATGTATTCAGATTGCTTTTCTGGCTTTGCAGCTCGGTACGACAGAAAACAAGGACATGAAACTAATGTCTCTCGGTTTCCAGTTTACGCATTTAATGATCAGTGAAGTCAGAACGGAGGAGTTGGAGAAAGTTGCGATTGTTTTGTTAAATTCAGCATTCCTAAAAATACTTGATCCAAAGAGTGATTACTCTGATACCTTGCGGCAACAAGCCTATACCTCTGCTGGTCTTTTAGTAAAGAAAGTACCTTTTTTAGTCAGAGATAATATCAAAattgtctttaattttttcaatgcccTCTCAGAAGTTGAGAATCATGATACTAAAGTGGCCATTAAAGAAGCCTTAATAAGTATGTCCTCTGCATTCAGAGATAACAAAATAAATGAGGCCATGCTTGATGAGTTGCTAACCTTCCTGGCGACGCAATGCGATGCAAGTGTTTTGAGTGGCTTTGCAGTGATTCACTACCTGGTCAATGTTTTCCCTACATCCAACGCTTCAGCTAGATTTATTCTCCTCCTCATTGCAGGCAAAAGTCATCCCGATCTTTCTGAAGAGGCAAAGAAGCATTTGTATGGCTATGATCATAACATCGAGTCAGAAATGAAACTTGAAGATCTACCCTCATTTTGTAATATGACTGAAACCGTCCTCCGAGAACTGGAATCCAGGTCTCCCATTGACTTCAATAAGCCGGGCACCAGACTTCCAATGCCCGTCTCAAATTTGTCTCTCATTTTCTCCGATTTAAGTCTGTGTCTCAAGCACAGTGCAGGAATTAAAAGTATCTCCTGTCATATGCGGCACCCCTCGAATGAAACTCCAAAAGTTGCACACTACTTAAAACATCTGCACACTTCACAACCCAAAATTCTGAGCGATTATGTGCAGCTGCTTCAAAGAGCTTTAGAAACTGAGGTAAACTTCGCACCCCTGTTTTGCTTGGTAGAATGTGTTGGGACCATTCCAGAAATTATTGTGCCTCAACTCACCATAAAATTAGATTTGCTGGAGACCCTTTTTGGACACAGCCGAGAAGATATTCGAGAGAATATTGCATTACTGTATGGACCGTTCACGAGTTATTCTCTGACAGATACAGAATTCGATGAtcgaatattcaaaatttgtgaaagcTCTCTAGATCCAGCCAGCAAAGCATTAGAAATGCAACATGGTACTATGCTAGCTATTGCTACAGCTATCGAATGGCGAATTTTGAAGCAGGTAGGTTGCAGTCAAGACTGGGttgtcttgaaaaaaataattcttactgcttttcagtttttaaatcaATCAAACCCAATTTTACTGTCTGCTGCGTGTAACACATTTGGGCAGTTAGGTCGAATAACGCCACTTCCTCTTCTGGAAGGAAAAACTCGACTCTCAGAAAATCCAGGAAAACTTgacgtttttgaaaaattgatggagTTCACCAACAACGAAAAATTAGTTTCCAAAGTTAGGTTACTAGCTTGTAAAGCAATAGGGATGCTATGCATTGGGGATGCACAGTCTCGTGCCCAtgtgaaattaatttttgatacCTTCCTATCTAAAGCAAAAGATCATAAAAACATTGATATTCACTTGGCCGTGGGTGAAACACTTGTCTGTTGCATCCTAGGCTCATCTCACAAACTAGCTCGCAATATGTGGGTCATGAGTGAAtcagaattttctcattcttcaGAAGACTTTTATCCCATTCTAGATGAAATTCTCTCCAAATTACTGGAGAAAGTCTCATATTTGCATCCTAACTCTCGTCAAGCAACTTGTATATGGCTCTACACAATAACAAAAGAATGTGCTCGCGCAAAACCAGTCCTAGAACGTCTGAAAGAAATACAGAGTTCATTTGTAGAATTTTTATCGGAAAACAACGAAATGGTACAAACACTCGGCTCCAAAGGCTTAGCATTGGTTTATGATAATGGGGATGCTGCTGTTCGTGCTGAGTTGGTTGACCTATTAGTGAGGCAGTTATCTGAAGGAAAGAGAAGCGTCATTCAAGTGACCTCTGATACCAAGTTATTTGAAGATGATGCATTGGGTAAAGCACCTACTGGTGCTAACCTAACAACTTATAAAGATATCTGCTCCTTTGCCTCGGATATGAACCAACCAGACCTAATTTACACATTCCTCAATATGGCAAATCACAATGCTTTGTGGAACTCCAAAAAAGGAGCTGCTTTTGGCTTTTCATCTATTGCGGAAAATGCCCGCGAACAACTCGCCCCTCATCTTTCAAAAATCATTCCTCGTTTATATCGATATCAGTTTGACCCAACTCCTCGTACGCAAGCTTCAATGTCAGCCATTTGGCAGTCCCTTGTTCCTGAGCCCTCAAAAACCATTGAATTGTATCATAAAGAGATTTTTGTAGATCTAATAAAAAATCTTACGTCAAATCATTATCGAGTTCGGCAGTCATGTTGCAGCGCTCTTACAGATTTTCTGCGGGGACCAGGGAGTTCTGCCTTGGAGTCGTGCGTTGACAGTATTCCTGAACTCTGGTCCTCCCTATTCCGTGTAATGGATGATGTACATGATAGTACAAGAAAGTCAGCTCAAAAAAGTGCAACTATCATATCGCAAATTTGTGTACGGCGGTGTGATTCAAAATATGGTAAGTCGGGAGAAGCCATGATCAAAGCCCTTTTGACTCCTATATTGGACAAAGGTATTAGTAACCAAGTATCGGAGGTTAGAACAATCAGCCTCCTTACTGTGTCCGAGCTAGTGAaaagttctggaaattttctaAGAGAACATCTTGTAACATTAATTCCAGCTCTCCTTGAGGCTACGGAAGATCTGGAACTTGCAGGTGCATATGCAAGCACACGCCTCAGTTCAGATGCTTCaagtcaagaaaaatttgatgacttTAGAGCATCTCTAGTCAAATCACATTATACCACACAAACAGTCTCCAAATGTGTGCAGTATCTTACCAATGATGTCTTGAAGGAATTAGCTCCCAGAATCATCGAACTACTCCGTGTCTCAGTTAGTTTAAGCACTAGAATAGCCGCCTCACACTTTATTGTTCTGGTAGTACTAGAAGCCACTACTAGCCACATAGATCTGCAGCCCTACAGTGGCAAAATTCTCAGTGCTCTCTTAAATGGTCTGACCGATCGTAACTCTTCCATTCGTAATACGTACGCTGCAGCGGTAGGACATGTCGTAAGAATATCTAAAGATTCAAGTGTGGACAAATTGATCAAGAAACTGAACACAATTTTCGTAGTAAAGGAAGATACCAAAATTAGGAGTGCTCTCGGATCTGCACTGGCTATTATGATGAAACATAGTCCTGACAAACTTAAAAGTCAGTCTGATGCCCTGATCCCATTAACATTCTATGCAATGCAAGCAgaagataaagatttgaaaaaggTCTGGGAGGATTTATGGCATGATATTGCTCCAAGTAGTGAAAGTGCTATCTTGCGCAATATTGATtcagtttgtaattttttgaagaCTATGTTGGATTCTCCGTCATGGAACGAAAAAGCCCAG GCAGCAACTGGAATGAAAGTCCTGGCCTCCAAACTGGGAGAACAATTAAGCTTGGATCATCGAAAGCGACTTATTGAATATTTACTGGAAGGATTAGCCGGCAGGACTTGGACTGGGAAGGAAAATTTACTTGCAGCTCTCACAGCATTGTGTTATTCATACCCGAAAGTGCATCCAGTCAATGATAACCTTCCCAATCTCATTGCTGATTTAGTTTTGAAGGAATGTCGAAAAGAAAACCTCAAGTATCGAACTAAAGCATTGTCAGCAGTAGGTGTAATCTTACGATCACTTGAAGTTGATCGCTTTTCAGCTGTTTATGACATTGTTCAAGAAGTAAATGCTAAGAGGGGTGAGTCGTTAGTGGATGAAAGTGACAACCTCAAAGAAAAGACCGAGAAACAAAATTCACTGACTGCTTTAAAAGAAGCTGCATTTATAACACTGGGCGAAGCTTGGCCAAAGAATAGTGCTACTCAAA ctatttatcaagaaaaaataatcactcAATGCGTATCGTGTTTGAATACCAGTGAAAGGTCGGTTCAAGTTGCTGTTATGTCAGCGCTACATCGGTATATCGATGGATGTGCAATCCTTGAAGACAAAGTAGAAGACCCATCTCCATTTAAGAATATGTTACCTCAAATCCTTGAGGCCTTAAGTTGTGCCCTAG CCATAAAAAAACACTCAAAACTTCGCATTGAATCTTTGACTATTATTCTATTGCTTGCCAAAAAACTAAAAG
- the LOC109033309 gene encoding proteasome adapter and scaffold protein ECM29 isoform X4 → MQTGQETKRTDALTQVLLERVFLRVGSADSEEQLANCISKFLAPVLLKLSTSHDTVRNKVVELLTHLNKRLKTYKTMQLPLLELLDTYRNTTSSFVQNFTIIYIKVGFPRMSVEEQLDLLPALFSAVEGKPQNNMESIIMLFLESLVNIKVSVFMKRRNDIFDGKPKLTKVLLDYTLDILLLPIVKYDSIPPGMSEYSHNRVISELSDPSYRTDKTDLEKLKITIIELLSSQIFEYEKLLTHAVIASKDPRTSVCQKGENLLAVLLKSIKKFGQETTLPLYALFTGSDNSVQIEKSKQKNSLSPAVKVKILEILIKIRQGAIIWPACIQIAFLALQLGTTENKDMKLMSLGFQFTHLMISEVRTEELEKVAIVLLNSAFLKILDPKSDYSDTLRQQAYTSAGLLVKKVPFLVRDNIKIVFNFFNALSEVENHDTKVAIKEALISMSSAFRDNKINEAMLDELLTFLATQCDASVLSGFAVIHYLVNVFPTSNASARFILLLIAGKSHPDLSEEAKKHLYGYDHNIESEMKLEDLPSFCNMTETVLRELESRSPIDFNKPGTRLPMPVSNLSLIFSDLSLCLKHSAGIKSISCHMRHPSNETPKVAHYLKHLHTSQPKILSDYVQLLQRALETEVNFAPLFCLVECVGTIPEIIVPQLTIKLDLLETLFGHSREDIRENIALLYGPFTSYSLTDTEFDDRIFKICESSLDPASKALEMQHGTMLAIATAIEWRILKQVGCSQDWVVLKKIILTAFQFLNQSNPILLSAACNTFGQLGRITPLPLLEGKTRLSENPGKLDVFEKLMEFTNNEKLVSKVRLLACKAIGMLCIGDAQSRAHVKLIFDTFLSKAKDHKNIDIHLAVGETLVCCILGSSHKLARNMWVMSESEFSHSSEDFYPILDEILSKLLEKVSYLHPNSRQATCIWLYTITKECARAKPVLERLKEIQSSFVEFLSENNEMVQTLGSKGLALVYDNGDAAVRAELVDLLVRQLSEGKRSVIQVTSDTKLFEDDALGKAPTGANLTTYKDICSFASDMNQPDLIYTFLNMANHNALWNSKKGAAFGFSSIAENAREQLAPHLSKIIPRLYRYQFDPTPRTQASMSAIWQSLVPEPSKTIELYHKEIFVDLIKNLTSNHYRVRQSCCSALTDFLRGPGSSALESCVDSIPELWSSLFRVMDDVHDSTRKSAQKSATIISQICVRRCDSKYGKSGEAMIKALLTPILDKGISNQVSEVRTISLLTVSELVKSSGNFLREHLVTLIPALLEATEDLELAGAYASTRLSSDASSQEKFDDFRASLVKSHYTTQTVSKCVQYLTNDVLKELAPRIIELLRVSVSLSTRIAASHFIVLVVLEATTSHIDLQPYSGKILSALLNGLTDRNSSIRNTYAAAVGHVVRISKDSSVDKLIKKLNTIFVVKEDTKIRSALGSALAIMMKHSPDKLKSQSDALIPLTFYAMQAEDKDLKKVWEDLWHDIAPSSESAILRNIDSVCNFLKTMLDSPSWNEKAQAATGMKVLASKLGEQLSLDHRKRLIEYLLEGLAGRTWTGKENLLAALTALCYSYPKVHPVNDNLPNLIADLVLKECRKENLKYRTKALSAVGVILRSLEVDRFSAVYDIVQEVNAKRGESLVDESDNLKEKTEKQNSLTALKEAAFITLGEAWPKNSATQTIYQEKIITQCVSCLNTSERSVQVAVMSALHRYIDGCAILEDKVEDPSPFKNMLPQILEALSCALAIKKHSKLRIESLTIILLLAKKLKGKFLSFIQTLREWKNWRSSNSCLILT, encoded by the exons TGCTCTTGGAACGTGTTTTTCTGAGAGTAGGATCTGCTGATTCAGAGGAACAGTTAGCAAATTGTATATCTAAATTTTTGGCTCCAGTTCTTCTCAAATTGTCTACCTCGCATGACACTGTGCGAAACAAG GTTGTTGAACTCCTCACTCACTTGAACAAAAGATTGAAAACATACAAAACGATGCAGCTACCATTACTGGAACTATTAGATACCTATCGTAATACTACTTCTTCATTTGTTCag aacTTCACCATTATTTATATCAAAGTAGGGTTCCCACGAATGAGCGTCGAGGAGCAGCTGGACCTACTTCCAGCATTATTCAGTGCTGTAGAAGGAAAGCCGCAGAACAATATGGAAAG CATTATCATGCTTTTCCTTGAGTCTCTTGTCAACATAAAAGTAAGTGTTTTCATGAAAAGGAGGAATGACATTTTCGATGGAAAACCGAAACTAACAAAGGTTCTTTTAGACTACACCCTGGACATCCTCTTACTTCCCATTGTAAAATATGACTCCATACCCCCCGGCATGAGTGAATACTCTCACAATAGAGTCATATCCGAGTTATCAGACCCATCTTACAGAACAGATAAAACTGATTTAGAGAAGCTTAAAATCACAATAATTGAGCTTTTATCAAGTCAGATTTTTGAGTATGAAAAACTTTTAACTCATGCTGTTATTGCTTCTAAAGATCCAAGAACATCCGTTTGTCAAAAAGGCGAAAATCTCCTGGCAGTTTtgttaaaaagtataaaaaaattcggtcaAGAAACTACTCTACCTCTCTATGCTTTGTTCACTGGCTCCGATAATTCTGTTCAGATTGAAAAATCGAAGCAAAAAAATTCTTTGTCTCCCGCTGTAAAAGTGAAAATCCTCGAAATCTTAATTAAAATCCGGCAAGGTGCTATTATTTGGCCTGCATGTATTCAGATTGCTTTTCTGGCTTTGCAGCTCGGTACGACAGAAAACAAGGACATGAAACTAATGTCTCTCGGTTTCCAGTTTACGCATTTAATGATCAGTGAAGTCAGAACGGAGGAGTTGGAGAAAGTTGCGATTGTTTTGTTAAATTCAGCATTCCTAAAAATACTTGATCCAAAGAGTGATTACTCTGATACCTTGCGGCAACAAGCCTATACCTCTGCTGGTCTTTTAGTAAAGAAAGTACCTTTTTTAGTCAGAGATAATATCAAAattgtctttaattttttcaatgcccTCTCAGAAGTTGAGAATCATGATACTAAAGTGGCCATTAAAGAAGCCTTAATAAGTATGTCCTCTGCATTCAGAGATAACAAAATAAATGAGGCCATGCTTGATGAGTTGCTAACCTTCCTGGCGACGCAATGCGATGCAAGTGTTTTGAGTGGCTTTGCAGTGATTCACTACCTGGTCAATGTTTTCCCTACATCCAACGCTTCAGCTAGATTTATTCTCCTCCTCATTGCAGGCAAAAGTCATCCCGATCTTTCTGAAGAGGCAAAGAAGCATTTGTATGGCTATGATCATAACATCGAGTCAGAAATGAAACTTGAAGATCTACCCTCATTTTGTAATATGACTGAAACCGTCCTCCGAGAACTGGAATCCAGGTCTCCCATTGACTTCAATAAGCCGGGCACCAGACTTCCAATGCCCGTCTCAAATTTGTCTCTCATTTTCTCCGATTTAAGTCTGTGTCTCAAGCACAGTGCAGGAATTAAAAGTATCTCCTGTCATATGCGGCACCCCTCGAATGAAACTCCAAAAGTTGCACACTACTTAAAACATCTGCACACTTCACAACCCAAAATTCTGAGCGATTATGTGCAGCTGCTTCAAAGAGCTTTAGAAACTGAGGTAAACTTCGCACCCCTGTTTTGCTTGGTAGAATGTGTTGGGACCATTCCAGAAATTATTGTGCCTCAACTCACCATAAAATTAGATTTGCTGGAGACCCTTTTTGGACACAGCCGAGAAGATATTCGAGAGAATATTGCATTACTGTATGGACCGTTCACGAGTTATTCTCTGACAGATACAGAATTCGATGAtcgaatattcaaaatttgtgaaagcTCTCTAGATCCAGCCAGCAAAGCATTAGAAATGCAACATGGTACTATGCTAGCTATTGCTACAGCTATCGAATGGCGAATTTTGAAGCAGGTAGGTTGCAGTCAAGACTGGGttgtcttgaaaaaaataattcttactgcttttcagtttttaaatcaATCAAACCCAATTTTACTGTCTGCTGCGTGTAACACATTTGGGCAGTTAGGTCGAATAACGCCACTTCCTCTTCTGGAAGGAAAAACTCGACTCTCAGAAAATCCAGGAAAACTTgacgtttttgaaaaattgatggagTTCACCAACAACGAAAAATTAGTTTCCAAAGTTAGGTTACTAGCTTGTAAAGCAATAGGGATGCTATGCATTGGGGATGCACAGTCTCGTGCCCAtgtgaaattaatttttgatacCTTCCTATCTAAAGCAAAAGATCATAAAAACATTGATATTCACTTGGCCGTGGGTGAAACACTTGTCTGTTGCATCCTAGGCTCATCTCACAAACTAGCTCGCAATATGTGGGTCATGAGTGAAtcagaattttctcattcttcaGAAGACTTTTATCCCATTCTAGATGAAATTCTCTCCAAATTACTGGAGAAAGTCTCATATTTGCATCCTAACTCTCGTCAAGCAACTTGTATATGGCTCTACACAATAACAAAAGAATGTGCTCGCGCAAAACCAGTCCTAGAACGTCTGAAAGAAATACAGAGTTCATTTGTAGAATTTTTATCGGAAAACAACGAAATGGTACAAACACTCGGCTCCAAAGGCTTAGCATTGGTTTATGATAATGGGGATGCTGCTGTTCGTGCTGAGTTGGTTGACCTATTAGTGAGGCAGTTATCTGAAGGAAAGAGAAGCGTCATTCAAGTGACCTCTGATACCAAGTTATTTGAAGATGATGCATTGGGTAAAGCACCTACTGGTGCTAACCTAACAACTTATAAAGATATCTGCTCCTTTGCCTCGGATATGAACCAACCAGACCTAATTTACACATTCCTCAATATGGCAAATCACAATGCTTTGTGGAACTCCAAAAAAGGAGCTGCTTTTGGCTTTTCATCTATTGCGGAAAATGCCCGCGAACAACTCGCCCCTCATCTTTCAAAAATCATTCCTCGTTTATATCGATATCAGTTTGACCCAACTCCTCGTACGCAAGCTTCAATGTCAGCCATTTGGCAGTCCCTTGTTCCTGAGCCCTCAAAAACCATTGAATTGTATCATAAAGAGATTTTTGTAGATCTAATAAAAAATCTTACGTCAAATCATTATCGAGTTCGGCAGTCATGTTGCAGCGCTCTTACAGATTTTCTGCGGGGACCAGGGAGTTCTGCCTTGGAGTCGTGCGTTGACAGTATTCCTGAACTCTGGTCCTCCCTATTCCGTGTAATGGATGATGTACATGATAGTACAAGAAAGTCAGCTCAAAAAAGTGCAACTATCATATCGCAAATTTGTGTACGGCGGTGTGATTCAAAATATGGTAAGTCGGGAGAAGCCATGATCAAAGCCCTTTTGACTCCTATATTGGACAAAGGTATTAGTAACCAAGTATCGGAGGTTAGAACAATCAGCCTCCTTACTGTGTCCGAGCTAGTGAaaagttctggaaattttctaAGAGAACATCTTGTAACATTAATTCCAGCTCTCCTTGAGGCTACGGAAGATCTGGAACTTGCAGGTGCATATGCAAGCACACGCCTCAGTTCAGATGCTTCaagtcaagaaaaatttgatgacttTAGAGCATCTCTAGTCAAATCACATTATACCACACAAACAGTCTCCAAATGTGTGCAGTATCTTACCAATGATGTCTTGAAGGAATTAGCTCCCAGAATCATCGAACTACTCCGTGTCTCAGTTAGTTTAAGCACTAGAATAGCCGCCTCACACTTTATTGTTCTGGTAGTACTAGAAGCCACTACTAGCCACATAGATCTGCAGCCCTACAGTGGCAAAATTCTCAGTGCTCTCTTAAATGGTCTGACCGATCGTAACTCTTCCATTCGTAATACGTACGCTGCAGCGGTAGGACATGTCGTAAGAATATCTAAAGATTCAAGTGTGGACAAATTGATCAAGAAACTGAACACAATTTTCGTAGTAAAGGAAGATACCAAAATTAGGAGTGCTCTCGGATCTGCACTGGCTATTATGATGAAACATAGTCCTGACAAACTTAAAAGTCAGTCTGATGCCCTGATCCCATTAACATTCTATGCAATGCAAGCAgaagataaagatttgaaaaaggTCTGGGAGGATTTATGGCATGATATTGCTCCAAGTAGTGAAAGTGCTATCTTGCGCAATATTGATtcagtttgtaattttttgaagaCTATGTTGGATTCTCCGTCATGGAACGAAAAAGCCCAG GCAGCAACTGGAATGAAAGTCCTGGCCTCCAAACTGGGAGAACAATTAAGCTTGGATCATCGAAAGCGACTTATTGAATATTTACTGGAAGGATTAGCCGGCAGGACTTGGACTGGGAAGGAAAATTTACTTGCAGCTCTCACAGCATTGTGTTATTCATACCCGAAAGTGCATCCAGTCAATGATAACCTTCCCAATCTCATTGCTGATTTAGTTTTGAAGGAATGTCGAAAAGAAAACCTCAAGTATCGAACTAAAGCATTGTCAGCAGTAGGTGTAATCTTACGATCACTTGAAGTTGATCGCTTTTCAGCTGTTTATGACATTGTTCAAGAAGTAAATGCTAAGAGGGGTGAGTCGTTAGTGGATGAAAGTGACAACCTCAAAGAAAAGACCGAGAAACAAAATTCACTGACTGCTTTAAAAGAAGCTGCATTTATAACACTGGGCGAAGCTTGGCCAAAGAATAGTGCTACTCAAA ctatttatcaagaaaaaataatcactcAATGCGTATCGTGTTTGAATACCAGTGAAAGGTCGGTTCAAGTTGCTGTTATGTCAGCGCTACATCGGTATATCGATGGATGTGCAATCCTTGAAGACAAAGTAGAAGACCCATCTCCATTTAAGAATATGTTACCTCAAATCCTTGAGGCCTTAAGTTGTGCCCTAG CCATAAAAAAACACTCAAAACTTCGCATTGAATCTTTGACTATTATTCTATTGCTTGCCAAAAAACTAAAAGGTAAATTTTTGTCCTTCATACAG